ACATCTGGAATCACTTCTTTTGTATGTTGCAGTGGTTTACTACGTGACAACTTTTAACAGTAACTATATATAGAACAAGTTTCTACATTGATCCAAGTCTCTACAGCAGAAGCGAATGCCTAGCTATTAAACAAGATAATGAATATTGTTACACTACAGCATACAAATAATGTAACCCATCCTCTAATTGTCTGGGGCACCTTATTTGTGTTATATGATGCAAAAAACGTCAACATGTATACCGAAACTATCTTGAGAAGTGCAAGGCACACAAAAATAAGACTCGTTGCTAAGACAGCAAGTTCTTTGGTTTCCATATTTGCTTGATTACTTGCAATCTTTTGAACATCTGATCTGAAATGAAAGTATTTGAAATGAGATGTCAATTACCATACCACAGAAAAAGTCACTAGAGCAAGCAATGGTAAGGAAAAGCAATCTTCCACTACAAAATTCTGTAAAAGAAAGTGCTAATGCATGCTGTATTGGTGGCAACAGAATGAGCAAGCAGGGTTGGAAATGACTAATAGAGATGATTTCAATTATTTTGTAAGAGCTTCTCCAATGACACAACATGTTGGAGTTGCTTAACTCGTTTATGGTCGGGGTCCTACAGTGTCACCGAGATTCAAGAACTTCAACAAATTTTCTCTCTCTAATGGTACAAACATACAATCCTTAAGAGCTAAAAATAGGTCCTACAATTGTCTCACAATTCTTGAGGACCTTTAGTTATTTAGGCAAATAACTGTTATGTGAATTGCTCCAAGATAAACCTATGTAAGAATTGGTTCTTTAGTTTAATAACCACACATAAGAACCTCCCATCGGAGGATACTCtaagaaaaatatgaatttgaaaaaacaGTAACGGGATAGATATAGATTTTAATCAAAGTTATCAAAATGATCTACTACACTAACCTTAGCATGCTGTTTTCTCTGGCTAATTCGTTGAGCTGAGATGAGACAGCATCTTTCCAAGAATCAACCTCAGATATTCCTTTTTCCTGGAAAAAGAAAGAGACCAAGAACTGTAAATGCACATAAGAAATTGAAAGAGAAACATGATGAGAGGACAAAAAAGAGGAAAGGAACAGGCACTGGGGCATAGGGTTACCAACCAAATTTGTGTTCCAGTGCCATAGATCTTTGATCTCTGACTTGCTTTCTCCAAGACTTTCTGATAGTCTGGACAACTCTTTCTCAAGATCCGGTATTTTAGCTCCTTGTTTTCTGTTCATTTCTTTGAGGATTTCCTCAAGGGCTGATAAGTTTACCTCTACTGACCTCactttcttcatcaaaatcTTCAGAACAGTGTCACCAGCTACCCTACCATTCAGCTGTTGTCTAAGTTCTAAGACAGAATCTGGAATCAAGTTGGCAGTCACTGTTGTTTTTACCGCTTCTGCATCATACTCTCGAGTGGTATCATTGCTTGATATCTGAGCAGCCACAGTATCATTCTTAGTATCaactttttttccatttttatcattttgacCATCTTCTGATTTCAAAGATGGGGTCTCACTGATATTATCCTCAGGTGGCTTATCAGGAATGTAGCCCACAGAAGCCACAATTAGATCCTTAAGCATCCGCTCTATTGCATTGATCCCATAAACTTCTACAACACTCAGTGTGCAGTAAAACTCAGATCCATAATGACTAAGCAAGGTCAACTTTAAATACCTTACACACTTGGGCTCAGACAGTTTAAAGACCTGTGCATGTTTCACATTGGAAGCAATAAATCTTCCCAGAACGCTCCATTCTTCAGTTGGATAGCTCAAACTTCCAGCCAAATCAAACTCCTTGAAGTTGGAAGAATAATGCTCAAAGTTTGCAATCTTCACAGAATCAACCAGAGTCTCCTCTGAAAGCTCAATAACAACAAATTTCCCTTCAACAGAACAAGGGTTTCTCAGATACTTATCATGATCCTTCCCGAGTATATTCGTTGCACCTTTCGCCTCCTTATTATGAGCCACCACCTTTGCACCTTTGGACTCGGAGGCATAGTTGTACACAGAGCCATCAGATTCTAGCCTGTGAGTTATGTTAACAAGCGCTGAGTTCATGccctttgttttttcttctgcTTCTGTCATGTTTCTGAGTTCATCGTAATTGGGCTGCAGTTTCCCATCAGGAATTTGCAGCAGTTTATTTTCCTCCTGCGGAGGATGCAACTTGCACACCAAATTACTACCATTTCCCAAGACATGCCAAAACACTTGTTCTATACTAGTGGTTTCAGGAAGTGAGTACAAGGGTTTTGCAAGTTTCTGACTAATATTATTGGTGCTACCTGATTCATTGAACTCCAACACAGCTGCAATTGTGAAAACATGCAAGGATTATGAATGCATGCATGATCATCATCATTTCATATAATtgcaaaacaacaacaataataaaaaaaatttatcagcaatattcaatatatacaaatgaACAATTTAAGATGATACAATTCATTTACAAAGAAACCAGACAACCTAATAACATAACACCTTACAGAAAACTACAAATGTAAGCGTGTCAAAAACAAACTCCATCAAAGACATGAAATTTCAACAGAAAACATGTAAGAGGAACAAGATGAATATTATTGTTGACATGTAACCTATTGTTTCTTGTCTCATCAAACATGTGCATGCAGGCAACgtaggaaaacaaaaaaacgaTTATGGttgcatatataaaaaatgaagaaaagggGAAGCAGACCTTTACCTCCGGTGCCATGAACGAGGCGAAGCTTGATGTAGAAGAAGAGGAGGCACCATAGGgagaaaatgaaagagaaagagaggcCAAAAATGGTGGTGGGGCATTGATGCCTTGACATGTGGAATTTGATGAATGACGATGATTCTTCATGTTTCAGTTTCATCGGCTCATCGATGATTGAATA
The sequence above is a segment of the Phaseolus vulgaris cultivar G19833 chromosome 2, P. vulgaris v2.0, whole genome shotgun sequence genome. Coding sequences within it:
- the LOC137809704 gene encoding SUN domain-containing protein 5 translates to MKLKHEESSSFIKFHMSRHQCPTTIFGLSFSFIFSLWCLLFFYIKLRLVHGTGGKAVLEFNESGSTNNISQKLAKPLYSLPETTSIEQVFWHVLGNGSNLVCKLHPPQEENKLLQIPDGKLQPNYDELRNMTEAEEKTKGMNSALVNITHRLESDGSVYNYASESKGAKVVAHNKEAKGATNILGKDHDKYLRNPCSVEGKFVVIELSEETLVDSVKIANFEHYSSNFKEFDLAGSLSYPTEEWSVLGRFIASNVKHAQVFKLSEPKCVRYLKLTLLSHYGSEFYCTLSVVEVYGINAIERMLKDLIVASVGYIPDKPPEDNISETPSLKSEDGQNDKNGKKVDTKNDTVAAQISSNDTTREYDAEAVKTTVTANLIPDSVLELRQQLNGRVAGDTVLKILMKKVRSVEVNLSALEEILKEMNRKQGAKIPDLEKELSRLSESLGESKSEIKDLWHWNTNLEKGISEVDSWKDAVSSQLNELARENSMLRSDVQKIASNQANMETKELAVLATSLIFVCLALLKIVSVYMLTFFASYNTNKVPQTIRGWVTLFVCCSVTIFIILFNS